Proteins encoded in a region of the Dendropsophus ebraccatus isolate aDenEbr1 chromosome 11, aDenEbr1.pat, whole genome shotgun sequence genome:
- the IFNAR1 gene encoding interferon alpha/beta receptor 1 isoform X1, with translation MAARLVTLLLPVTWMASMAAGTKDSIDITIPKSTDGFSPTWDWNDHCLLEDTNITFTAFYKKVGAPDSDPQICEKTGNCSCRIPSKSLDHSHNYTLVVNAISPKGGTSSNSKDFDPNHKPPPPPEVRITSHNALLTVKIWTQDLQYREQYNLTLRKNDSTEESSIDLRRRTYVFPPSDLLPEQTYCVKVNVYNMQTMESSAFSPEECFMAPAKGPLNNLRVDALDTEYLLKWDWDTERSPNVTFSVEKCSFYDGRCTTIDDCKNITTPQCNVTRLLFRGTYILRSSVYDRLTEEKSFSVIQFSPIKDTVIGPPKELKMRIVDNELYINVSAPKGFSNTDIQSLCEWQTHMEYWISSTHNSEVMVKEAMQPFFKIDHLEASTTYCARAKMRCKDSDRSSQDSEDYCITTDPRSHLFAFIAGFTFLGIIFTSIILFFCGCCLKHYVKQTFFPASKLPLSIEKGFGESPLDSMRHPFLLHKEETMDRCYIVNNSDTEDLGQINHADSSNANSQDSGNYSNEGQTTGETNNH, from the exons atgGCGGCCCGGCTGGTCACCCTGCTGCTGCCTGTGACATGGATGGCCAGCATGGCAGCCGGGACTAAAG ATTCAATCGACATTACAATCCCTAAATCTACTGACGGCTTTTCCCCAACATGGGACTGGAATGACCATTGTCTCCTGGAGGACACGAACATCACCTTTACAGCTTTTTATAAGAA GGTTGGAGCTCCGGACAGCGATCCTCAGATATGTGAAAAAACTGGAAATTGCTCTTGCAGGATCCCCTCTAAGTCACTGGATCACAGTCATAATTACACCCTGGTGGTGAACGCTATCAGTCCTAAGGGGGGAACCTCATCAAATTCTAAAGACTTCGATCCCAACCATA AGCCTCCGCCTCCACCTGAAGTCCGTATCACATCTCACAATGCCTTGTTAACAGTCAAGATTTGGACCCAAGACCTTCAATATAGAGAACAATATAATTTAACTCTCAGGAAAAATGATTCTACGGAGGAG tcATCTATAGACTTGAGAAGACGCACCTACGTATTTccacccagtgacctcctcccTGAGCAGACCTATTGTGTGAAGGTTAATGTGTATAACATGCAGACAATGGAGTCCAGTGCGTTCAGCCCAGAAGAATGTTTCATGGCGCCTGCTAAAG GTCCGCTAAATAATCTGAGGGTGGACGCGTTAGACACGGAATACCTGTTGAAGTGGGACTGGGACACTGAGCGTTCTCCAAATGTCACCTTTTCAGTGGAGAAGTG CAGTTTTTATGACGGCAGATGCACCACAATAGATGACTGCAAGAATATAACAACTCCTCAGTGTAACGTCACAAGATTGCTTTTCAGAGGAACCTATATCCTCCGCTCCTCTGTGTATGACCGTCTGACGGAAGAGAAAAGCTTCAGTGTTATCCAGTTTAGTCCAATAAAAGATA CTGTCATCGGGCCCCCAAAAGAGCTGAAGATGCGAATTGTAGATAATGAATTGTATATTAATGTGAGCGCACCCAAAGGGTTCAGTAATACAGACATCCAGTCTTTGTGTGAATGGCAGACTCACATGGAATATTGGATCAGCTCAACACACAATTCTGAG GTAATGGTTAAAGAAGCTATGCAGCCATTTTTCAAGATAGATCATCTGGAAGCCTCAACAACATACTGTGCAAGAGCAAAGATGAGATgtaaggacagtgacaggagcagtcAGGACAGCGAGGATTACTGCATCACAACAG ATCCCAGATCTCACTTGTTTGCATTTATAGCAGGATTCACCTTTTTGGGAATAATATTCACTTCAATCATTCTTTTCTTCTGCGGCTGCTGTCTAAAACATTACGTAAAGCAGACGTTCTTCCCAGCCAGCAAGCTCCCATTAAGCATTGAGAAG ggcTTTGGGGAGTCACCCTTGGATAGTATGAGGCATCCATTTTTATTGCATAAAGAAGAGACTATGGACCGGTGCTATATTGTCAATAACTCAGATACAGAAGATTTGGGGCAAATTAACCATGCGGATTCATCTAATGCCAACAGCCAGGATTCTGGGAACTATTCAAATGAGGGTCAGACCACTGGAGAGACAAACAATCATTGA
- the IFNAR1 gene encoding interferon alpha/beta receptor 1 isoform X2, with the protein MAARLVTLLLPVTWMASMAAGTKDSIDITIPKSTDGFSPTWDWNDHCLLEDTNITFTAFYKKVGAPDSDPQICEKTGNCSCRIPSKSLDHSHNYTLVVNAISPKGGTSSNSKDFDPNHKPPPPPEVRITSHNALLTVKIWTQDLQYREQYNLTLRKNDSTEESSIDLRRRTYVFPPSDLLPEQTYCVKVNVYNMQTMESSAFSPEECFMAPAKGPLNNLRVDALDTEYLLKWDWDTERSPNVTFSVEKCFYDGRCTTIDDCKNITTPQCNVTRLLFRGTYILRSSVYDRLTEEKSFSVIQFSPIKDTVIGPPKELKMRIVDNELYINVSAPKGFSNTDIQSLCEWQTHMEYWISSTHNSEVMVKEAMQPFFKIDHLEASTTYCARAKMRCKDSDRSSQDSEDYCITTDPRSHLFAFIAGFTFLGIIFTSIILFFCGCCLKHYVKQTFFPASKLPLSIEKGFGESPLDSMRHPFLLHKEETMDRCYIVNNSDTEDLGQINHADSSNANSQDSGNYSNEGQTTGETNNH; encoded by the exons atgGCGGCCCGGCTGGTCACCCTGCTGCTGCCTGTGACATGGATGGCCAGCATGGCAGCCGGGACTAAAG ATTCAATCGACATTACAATCCCTAAATCTACTGACGGCTTTTCCCCAACATGGGACTGGAATGACCATTGTCTCCTGGAGGACACGAACATCACCTTTACAGCTTTTTATAAGAA GGTTGGAGCTCCGGACAGCGATCCTCAGATATGTGAAAAAACTGGAAATTGCTCTTGCAGGATCCCCTCTAAGTCACTGGATCACAGTCATAATTACACCCTGGTGGTGAACGCTATCAGTCCTAAGGGGGGAACCTCATCAAATTCTAAAGACTTCGATCCCAACCATA AGCCTCCGCCTCCACCTGAAGTCCGTATCACATCTCACAATGCCTTGTTAACAGTCAAGATTTGGACCCAAGACCTTCAATATAGAGAACAATATAATTTAACTCTCAGGAAAAATGATTCTACGGAGGAG tcATCTATAGACTTGAGAAGACGCACCTACGTATTTccacccagtgacctcctcccTGAGCAGACCTATTGTGTGAAGGTTAATGTGTATAACATGCAGACAATGGAGTCCAGTGCGTTCAGCCCAGAAGAATGTTTCATGGCGCCTGCTAAAG GTCCGCTAAATAATCTGAGGGTGGACGCGTTAGACACGGAATACCTGTTGAAGTGGGACTGGGACACTGAGCGTTCTCCAAATGTCACCTTTTCAGTGGAGAAGTG TTTTTATGACGGCAGATGCACCACAATAGATGACTGCAAGAATATAACAACTCCTCAGTGTAACGTCACAAGATTGCTTTTCAGAGGAACCTATATCCTCCGCTCCTCTGTGTATGACCGTCTGACGGAAGAGAAAAGCTTCAGTGTTATCCAGTTTAGTCCAATAAAAGATA CTGTCATCGGGCCCCCAAAAGAGCTGAAGATGCGAATTGTAGATAATGAATTGTATATTAATGTGAGCGCACCCAAAGGGTTCAGTAATACAGACATCCAGTCTTTGTGTGAATGGCAGACTCACATGGAATATTGGATCAGCTCAACACACAATTCTGAG GTAATGGTTAAAGAAGCTATGCAGCCATTTTTCAAGATAGATCATCTGGAAGCCTCAACAACATACTGTGCAAGAGCAAAGATGAGATgtaaggacagtgacaggagcagtcAGGACAGCGAGGATTACTGCATCACAACAG ATCCCAGATCTCACTTGTTTGCATTTATAGCAGGATTCACCTTTTTGGGAATAATATTCACTTCAATCATTCTTTTCTTCTGCGGCTGCTGTCTAAAACATTACGTAAAGCAGACGTTCTTCCCAGCCAGCAAGCTCCCATTAAGCATTGAGAAG ggcTTTGGGGAGTCACCCTTGGATAGTATGAGGCATCCATTTTTATTGCATAAAGAAGAGACTATGGACCGGTGCTATATTGTCAATAACTCAGATACAGAAGATTTGGGGCAAATTAACCATGCGGATTCATCTAATGCCAACAGCCAGGATTCTGGGAACTATTCAAATGAGGGTCAGACCACTGGAGAGACAAACAATCATTGA
- the IFNAR1 gene encoding interferon alpha/beta receptor 1 isoform X3, whose translation MTIVSWRTRTSPLQLFIRKPPPPPEVRITSHNALLTVKIWTQDLQYREQYNLTLRKNDSTEESSIDLRRRTYVFPPSDLLPEQTYCVKVNVYNMQTMESSAFSPEECFMAPAKGPLNNLRVDALDTEYLLKWDWDTERSPNVTFSVEKCSFYDGRCTTIDDCKNITTPQCNVTRLLFRGTYILRSSVYDRLTEEKSFSVIQFSPIKDTVIGPPKELKMRIVDNELYINVSAPKGFSNTDIQSLCEWQTHMEYWISSTHNSEVMVKEAMQPFFKIDHLEASTTYCARAKMRCKDSDRSSQDSEDYCITTDPRSHLFAFIAGFTFLGIIFTSIILFFCGCCLKHYVKQTFFPASKLPLSIEKGFGESPLDSMRHPFLLHKEETMDRCYIVNNSDTEDLGQINHADSSNANSQDSGNYSNEGQTTGETNNH comes from the exons ATGACCATTGTCTCCTGGAGGACACGAACATCACCTTTACAGCTTTTTATAAGAA AGCCTCCGCCTCCACCTGAAGTCCGTATCACATCTCACAATGCCTTGTTAACAGTCAAGATTTGGACCCAAGACCTTCAATATAGAGAACAATATAATTTAACTCTCAGGAAAAATGATTCTACGGAGGAG tcATCTATAGACTTGAGAAGACGCACCTACGTATTTccacccagtgacctcctcccTGAGCAGACCTATTGTGTGAAGGTTAATGTGTATAACATGCAGACAATGGAGTCCAGTGCGTTCAGCCCAGAAGAATGTTTCATGGCGCCTGCTAAAG GTCCGCTAAATAATCTGAGGGTGGACGCGTTAGACACGGAATACCTGTTGAAGTGGGACTGGGACACTGAGCGTTCTCCAAATGTCACCTTTTCAGTGGAGAAGTG CAGTTTTTATGACGGCAGATGCACCACAATAGATGACTGCAAGAATATAACAACTCCTCAGTGTAACGTCACAAGATTGCTTTTCAGAGGAACCTATATCCTCCGCTCCTCTGTGTATGACCGTCTGACGGAAGAGAAAAGCTTCAGTGTTATCCAGTTTAGTCCAATAAAAGATA CTGTCATCGGGCCCCCAAAAGAGCTGAAGATGCGAATTGTAGATAATGAATTGTATATTAATGTGAGCGCACCCAAAGGGTTCAGTAATACAGACATCCAGTCTTTGTGTGAATGGCAGACTCACATGGAATATTGGATCAGCTCAACACACAATTCTGAG GTAATGGTTAAAGAAGCTATGCAGCCATTTTTCAAGATAGATCATCTGGAAGCCTCAACAACATACTGTGCAAGAGCAAAGATGAGATgtaaggacagtgacaggagcagtcAGGACAGCGAGGATTACTGCATCACAACAG ATCCCAGATCTCACTTGTTTGCATTTATAGCAGGATTCACCTTTTTGGGAATAATATTCACTTCAATCATTCTTTTCTTCTGCGGCTGCTGTCTAAAACATTACGTAAAGCAGACGTTCTTCCCAGCCAGCAAGCTCCCATTAAGCATTGAGAAG ggcTTTGGGGAGTCACCCTTGGATAGTATGAGGCATCCATTTTTATTGCATAAAGAAGAGACTATGGACCGGTGCTATATTGTCAATAACTCAGATACAGAAGATTTGGGGCAAATTAACCATGCGGATTCATCTAATGCCAACAGCCAGGATTCTGGGAACTATTCAAATGAGGGTCAGACCACTGGAGAGACAAACAATCATTGA